One Pseudonocardia sediminis DNA window includes the following coding sequences:
- a CDS encoding DUF2771 family protein — protein sequence MRVNRPTLAGLAAAAALVLAGCGTSAPPTVTFDIGGNTLTAAPTQYCDNQLQNCADDANARLTAPVEPGTPVTITVPEEVSSAPWQVAFAYLGPDGRTRTDGRSPIATPGQRTEYTLTLPDPRDRLVTAQVQLFGPAPVADPASGQITFPVRATWVLVAP from the coding sequence GTGCGCGTGAACCGACCCACCCTCGCCGGACTCGCCGCCGCCGCGGCGCTGGTGCTCGCCGGGTGCGGCACCTCCGCCCCGCCGACCGTCACGTTCGACATCGGCGGGAACACCCTCACCGCCGCACCCACCCAGTACTGCGACAACCAGCTGCAGAACTGCGCCGACGACGCCAACGCCCGGCTCACCGCGCCCGTCGAACCCGGCACCCCGGTGACGATCACGGTGCCGGAGGAGGTCTCCAGCGCGCCGTGGCAGGTCGCGTTCGCCTACCTGGGCCCGGACGGGAGGACGCGCACCGACGGCCGCAGCCCGATCGCGACGCCCGGGCAGCGCACCGAGTACACGCTGACGCTGCCCGACCCCCGCGACCGTCTGGTGACCGCGCAGGTCCAGCTGTTCGGCCCGGCACCGGTGGCCGACCCGGCCAGTGGCCAGATCACGTTCCCGGTCCGCGCGACGTGGGTGCTCGTCGCTCCGTGA